GTTCGACGCCGGCCTCGACCCGGTGCTCTGCGTCACCAAGACCGACCTCGCCGACCCGGCACCGTTCCTCGCGCACTTCGCCTGCCTGGACCTGCGGATCGTCACGAGCCGCTCGGACGACGTGCCGTTCGAGGCCCTGCACGAGGTCCTGGACGGGCGCGTGACGGTCACCGTCGGGCACTCGGGCGTCGGCAAGTCGACGCTCGTCAACGCGATCACGGGGTCCACCCGCGCGACGGGCGTCGTGAACGCGGTCACCGGCCGTGGGCGGCACACCTCGTCGTCGTCGATCGCCCTGCGCGTGCGCGACGGCGGTTGGATCATCGACACCCCCGGCGTCCGGTCGTTCGGCCTGGGGCACGTCGAGCCCGCGAACGTCTTCCGGGCCTTCGCGTCGCACGCCGTCCCGGTCCGCGAGCCCGCCGACGGCATCCCGCTCGACCAGGCGCACGACTGGGAGATCGTCGACCGGGTGCAGGACGGCGAGCTCGGGCCGACCGGTGTCGAGCGCCTCGACTCGTTCCGGGCACTCCTGACCGGCATGGGCGCGGACGACCCCGGCGCGGACTGACCCGGGCGGCACGGGTGTACAGTCGTCCCTCGTGTCAGAAGTTGCAAAGTACAACTTGGTGGTCACCCCGAACCCCGAGCCTCGTCCGTCGCACCACCACGCCGACCACGCCGCGCCGCGTCCCCCGCGCCGCCCGTCCGGTCCGTCTGTCCTGCGCCCCGAGCACCTCGGGCGGACGCTGCGCGGCTTCGGGTCGCACATCCTCGTGCCCCTCTTCCTCGCGGTCGGCATGACCCTCGCCTACCTCGGTGCCTTCCACGCACCGACGCCGCACGAGCTCCCGGTCGGTGTCGTCGGTCAGGGCGCCGCGGCGCAGGTCTTCGCCCAGACCGTCACGGACGGCTCCGACGGCAAGCTCGTCGCCCACGTCGTGGCCTCGCCCGCTGCCGCCGAACAGCAGGTCCGGGACCGCGAGCTCGCCGCCGTGTACGCGCCGACGACGGACGCGGCGACGCTGTACGTCTCGTCCGCCGCGAGCGAGACGACCGCGTCCGCCGCCCAGAAGGTCTTCCTGCCGATCGCCTACGAGCAGCACCTGCCCTTCACGGTGCAGGACGTCGTCCCGACCGGACCGGAGGACCCCACCGGCCAGGGCCTGTTCTTCCTGCTCGTCGGCCTGAGCGTCGGCGGGTACGCCTCGGCCATCGCCGTGGCCGCGG
The Curtobacterium citreum genome window above contains:
- the rsgA gene encoding ribosome small subunit-dependent GTPase A; this translates as MSWWDDVDGDDTDDDEPYGQYESKVRIRPNPKGNRPRTKTRPTYDDATRGWVTNVDRGRFGVLVDDAVITATKARELGKKSVVTGDRVSLVGDVSGEPGSLARIVKVDERTTLLRRSADDTDEVERVIVANADQMLVVVAAADPEPRPRLIDRYLVAAFDAGLDPVLCVTKTDLADPAPFLAHFACLDLRIVTSRSDDVPFEALHEVLDGRVTVTVGHSGVGKSTLVNAITGSTRATGVVNAVTGRGRHTSSSSIALRVRDGGWIIDTPGVRSFGLGHVEPANVFRAFASHAVPVREPADGIPLDQAHDWEIVDRVQDGELGPTGVERLDSFRALLTGMGADDPGAD
- a CDS encoding ABC-2 transporter permease; protein product: MSEVAKYNLVVTPNPEPRPSHHHADHAAPRPPRRPSGPSVLRPEHLGRTLRGFGSHILVPLFLAVGMTLAYLGAFHAPTPHELPVGVVGQGAAAQVFAQTVTDGSDGKLVAHVVASPAAAEQQVRDRELAAVYAPTTDAATLYVSSAASETTASAAQKVFLPIAYEQHLPFTVQDVVPTGPEDPTGQGLFFLLVGLSVGGYASAIAVAAVATRLRAFWTVVVGAATAAVVAGIGTIVAGPVYGVVPDHRWQVFLFAWLYDAIVIALGVGLHPLLGRWTTPILTMLFVMLNFTSSGGIFQPTFQPGFFAALNTFWSGAAWLQAAQDLVYFPGSSLGRPALVLALWLAVAVLLGVVVHGLAARRSRLARERAVSQYEEESVVAA